The following nucleotide sequence is from Chryseobacterium sp. CY350.
ATCAGAACCCAGCATATTGGTCCCCAAGACATCATAAATGAAGCCGTGTAAACAATGATAAATACCAAAGTTGCAATTCCGATAATTTGATAATAGGATAAAATTGCAATCGCAAACATTCCAATCGCCATTCCGACAGAACCTACAATCAATAAAGGCTTCCTTCCCCATTTATCCACGGTGAAAATAGCGATAACGGTAAATACAACATTCACCAGTCCCATCACCACGGTTTGCAGCATGGATGAATCCTTATGAACACCCATACTTTCGAAAATTCTTGGAGCGTAATATAAAGCCACGTTAATTCCCACAAACTGCTGGAAAACAGAAAGCAAAATTCCAATCACGATCACAGTTTTCCCGAAGGCGAAAATTTCACTTTTATGTTCTACAACGGTGCTTTTTATTTCAGAGAAAATTTCTTTTCCTCGAGCTTCACCATTGATTTTTGTTAAAATTTTCAAGGCTTCCGCATCTTTATTAATGAAAGTCAGATAACGTGGAGTTTCAGGAACAAAAAACAGAAGAATTCCAAACAAAGCAGAAGGAATCGTCAGTGATAAAAACATATATCTCCATCCGATTTCGTTGATCCATTCTACGGTTTGTCCGCTTGCGATGCCCCAGTTCACAAAGTAAACCACGAGCATCCCGAAAATAATGGCAAACTGATTCAGTGATACCAGTTTACCACGTATTTCGGCAGGTGCAATCTCACCAATGTACATCGGGCAGACCGCCGAAGCGAGTCCCACACCGATTCCACCAATGATCCTATAAAAATTAAATGCCAGCAAAACACCCATAGAATGTTCGCCGTGTTTGAAGAATAAAAATTCAGGATACGCCGCTCCTAAAGCACTGATGAAGAACAGAAACGCCGAAAGCATCAACGATTTTTTTCTTCCCAGCTTCGTGGAGATCATCCCGGAAATAGCGCCTCCGATGATGCATCCGATCAATGCACTCGAGATGGTCGCTCCGTGTGCGAGTGAACTCAAGCCCAAAGGAATGATCAGGTATTCCTGAATCGATTTTTCGGCTCCGGAGATCACTGCCGTGTCGTATCCAAACAAAAGTCCTCCCAAAGTGGCAACCAACGTGAGTACAGTAACGTACAGCATATTGATCTGCGCCTTTGTTCCTGAAGAATATTTAGGACCAGAATCTATTATTTGCATAGTTTGATTTTTTAATTGAAATTATAAATACTGATTGATAATACTCTCAAGATATTCCTGCTTTCCACTTTCTCTGCCAACTTCGCCTAATCCCTGAGCATAAGTGGCAAGATCAGTTAAAGATAAGCTTCCGTTTTCGAAATCTTTCCCTTTTCCGCTGTCGAAAGATGAATATCTGTTGGTTCTGATCTCAGAATATTTTGATTTTTCTAAAATTTTATCAGCAGCCAAGAAAGATCTTGCAAAATTGTCCATTCCGCTGATGTGCGCGATGAAGATGTCTTCAAGATCAGT
It contains:
- the xylE gene encoding D-xylose transporter XylE, whose protein sequence is MQIIDSGPKYSSGTKAQINMLYVTVLTLVATLGGLLFGYDTAVISGAEKSIQEYLIIPLGLSSLAHGATISSALIGCIIGGAISGMISTKLGRKKSLMLSAFLFFISALGAAYPEFLFFKHGEHSMGVLLAFNFYRIIGGIGVGLASAVCPMYIGEIAPAEIRGKLVSLNQFAIIFGMLVVYFVNWGIASGQTVEWINEIGWRYMFLSLTIPSALFGILLFFVPETPRYLTFINKDAEALKILTKINGEARGKEIFSEIKSTVVEHKSEIFAFGKTVIVIGILLSVFQQFVGINVALYYAPRIFESMGVHKDSSMLQTVVMGLVNVVFTVIAIFTVDKWGRKPLLIVGSVGMAIGMFAIAILSYYQIIGIATLVFIIVYTASFMMSWGPICWVLISEIFPNKIRGSAIAIAVAAQWAANYLISSTYPFMMEFSGAFTYGFYGVMSVLSLFFVWKWVPETKGKSLEEIEKVWEK